The following are from one region of the bacterium genome:
- a CDS encoding phage tail protein: MPSIASFNKRLSSLRSERSSFIPLYRELSDYHLAHRGRFLVSNNDNNKGHKRNTRQINNTSRVASRVLSSGLMAGVTSPARPWFRLSSGDIALDESQAVKMWLHAVQQLMYKVYAHSNLYNSLHQIYSELGVFAIGAMGVYHDFENVIWCRPYTVGSYMVALNGKNEADTFYREYAETVGQLVKGFGINNVSAPVRDQWNRGDTEAWVHLVHAIEPNDDRDRSSPLARHKAFRSVYYETGKGKGVKPNQFLRESGFNRFPVVVPRWDVTAEDAYATDCPGMTALGDTKALQLAERRHAQMVDKEADPPLQGPSTIKNALDNGRVGAGDVIAVPTTGGGLSSIYDFKPNLVAVENKIEKIERRIDVAFYKPLFLMLAETDRRDITAREVAEKHEEKLLMLGPVLERLHTELLDPIIDRTFDLLQDNGVLPEPPEELRDRDLSVEYVSVLAQAQRLVATGAIDRLTQYTSAVSAVWPAARHKININKSVDEYAGALGVDPAMVNSNDEAQAMADAEAQAQAQAQAMAQAEQSANVAKTASETSTAGDSVLNAAMQQAGAQ, from the coding sequence ATGCCTAGTATCGCGAGTTTTAATAAACGATTAAGCAGTTTAAGAAGTGAAAGATCATCTTTCATACCCCTATATCGAGAGCTGTCGGACTATCATCTGGCGCATCGGGGGAGGTTCCTTGTCTCAAATAATGACAATAACAAGGGTCATAAACGCAACACTAGACAGATTAACAACACAAGCCGCGTCGCGTCGCGAGTGCTGTCATCGGGGCTAATGGCGGGCGTTACATCCCCAGCCAGACCGTGGTTCCGACTGTCGTCAGGAGACATCGCGCTCGATGAGAGTCAAGCGGTGAAGATGTGGCTGCACGCAGTGCAGCAGCTCATGTATAAAGTATACGCGCACTCGAATCTTTATAACTCTTTACATCAGATATACAGCGAGCTGGGAGTGTTTGCTATCGGTGCCATGGGCGTATACCACGACTTTGAGAATGTGATCTGGTGCCGTCCGTACACCGTCGGAAGCTACATGGTAGCTCTGAATGGTAAAAATGAGGCTGACACGTTCTACCGCGAGTATGCAGAGACAGTCGGCCAGCTCGTCAAAGGGTTCGGTATCAATAACGTGAGCGCACCAGTCCGAGATCAATGGAACCGAGGCGACACCGAGGCATGGGTGCATCTTGTGCACGCGATTGAGCCGAACGACGACAGAGATCGGAGCAGCCCCCTCGCACGACATAAAGCTTTTAGATCGGTTTACTATGAGACTGGTAAGGGCAAAGGCGTTAAACCTAACCAGTTTTTACGAGAGTCAGGGTTTAACCGGTTTCCGGTCGTGGTACCCAGGTGGGATGTCACAGCGGAAGACGCGTATGCGACAGACTGTCCAGGGATGACCGCGCTCGGCGATACGAAAGCTCTACAGCTTGCCGAGAGGCGTCATGCTCAGATGGTGGATAAAGAAGCAGACCCACCTTTGCAGGGTCCCTCGACGATCAAAAACGCGCTTGATAACGGTCGGGTAGGCGCGGGCGACGTCATCGCGGTTCCAACTACCGGCGGGGGGCTGTCGAGTATATACGACTTTAAACCTAACCTGGTGGCTGTCGAAAATAAGATTGAAAAGATCGAGAGGCGCATCGACGTCGCGTTCTACAAACCTTTATTCTTGATGCTTGCAGAGACCGATCGTCGTGATATAACTGCACGAGAAGTCGCTGAAAAGCACGAAGAAAAGCTACTTATGCTCGGGCCTGTGCTAGAGAGATTACACACAGAACTGTTAGACCCGATCATCGATCGAACGTTTGACCTGTTGCAAGACAATGGGGTGCTACCGGAGCCGCCTGAAGAGCTACGCGACAGGGACCTGTCAGTTGAGTACGTCTCGGTGCTAGCGCAAGCACAGCGATTGGTCGCGACTGGCGCGATCGACAGGCTTACACAGTACACCAGCGCGGTGTCGGCCGTCTGGCCAGCTGCACGTCACAAGATCAATATTAACAAGTCCGTGGATGAGTACGCAGGAGCACTGGGTGTGGACCCGGCCATGGTGAACAGCAATGATGAAGCGCAAGCGATGGCCGACGCGGAAGCACAAGCTCAGGCACAAGCGCAAGCGATGGCGCAGGCAGAGCAGAGTGCGAACGTTGCAAAGACCGCATCCGAGACAAGCACGGCTGGTGACAGCGTCCTCAATGCCGCTATGCAGCAAGCAGGTGCGCAGTAG